The genomic segment ATTTCATGAAACCACACATACTCTTCAGacttgaaatgaatgaaaattcCTCAGGAGACAAAAGTATGAAGACATCATTCATAAAGAGAAAACAGCCAAACTCTTCATAGGTGAGATGATCTGCAGATAAACATGATGTGAAGTCTGACTTTGTCTTTGTGAATAAACTCATCAAGTTGTCTGTATGTGCCGATGATTCTGACTAGACACCAGGATGGGAATGCTTTGTTATCAGACTAAAATGTGTAACTTTTCTTTCAGCTGGATGTATAAATATCAGCAGTAACGAAACTCTGCCGTTGGTTTTAAAACATGATCTGAGAGTCCATATGTGGCAGTTCCAGTGTCATTATTCCAGTTTCTGTGAAtcttaaagcaaaaaacaataactattGCAAACTCCCCGCTTCCCAAAACGTTTACATGTgacctactttttttttttgatcaaatgaaCTCTACGGATGTAGCTTATGATCGAACTGCCATCTGAGTGATACATTCACAGCCCGTGAGGaaaatttctctctttttttttctgtactaaaacaatataaaaactttttcacttaaatattttttttttcccaattagCTTCTACCACAGTTCAAACTAAAACTTACGAGTGCCGCTTCGCCCTGACTGTCTCTAAAGGAAAGCAGTGATGCAACAACATGCTCTCGCTCCCAGTAAGAGGAGAATACTGGAGACTTTTTAAATAGCCTAAACGTAGTGTTTGGTTCTACTCGTCAGTTTACATCAAGTCCAATACCTctcaaaaactgattttgaaaaataccAGCGAGTCAccataaaaattattattgagTGAGGCAGCGGCTTCAGAGCAGCGCTAGCAGAGTCCTATAGCAGAGATAGGAAGCCGTTATCTGTGGTGTCTTGCTGCTCGGATCTGCTGCTCCTTGAGCTCTTGCTGGGGTTCGGAGTGGTTGAATACTTAGGAGGGTATCTGATGAAGAGGCGGTCCTCCTCCTTTTTAATCCATCTCAGAAGCTTAGTGATGGCAGTAATGGCACAGGTCTTTGTCACAAGAGGGCTGAAGCAGGTGTAGAGCTCAAATTTGCTGGtcacctaaaacaaaaaacaacacagacttaactaaatatgaaaatcaatccaatttttgaacatttttaaacttgctTTTTGGGTTCAACTATTTCTATAAACGAACCTAAGTGctcaaaaagaaacaacaaaaaaaatacattcaataaGTTCAATAACTCGAAAATCTCATACATTCAACGGGcgctgcgccgttacctagcagccgttacctagcaacctcagctgAGCCcaagcccgttacctagcaacccaagcagagttTCGGCCCGTTAGGTCAGCTGGTTTCACCGCTGTATGCGCCGTTcaacggctgctggaaaaaacaagtgttttgtcGTTGACTTAccgtccagaaaccacttgctgcactCTTCTTGGTTGAACAGGAGGCTTTGCTGCCTTACAAAAATATGCGGTCTGTATAATTGCgcgtctgtttgcagccattttcatgtgaagTGTAAACGTTACGTCGGGccggcgtggccagcagcagctcatttggatttaaagtgacaagacgccctaaaataGCTCCTGAAATGAGCTCAAAATCTCAAGTTTGTATATACTGATGGTCATTAATTTGGAACAACATAATGGTGCGGGTGGAATAAGAAAAAGagagcaaaatgtaatttaaagcagtttttttcttttaagttttgtgCAGACAACATTGATTCAACCGTTTAATTTCAGAGCCTTTTTTTGGTTGATATTAAGGAATTTTTGCACCGTAATGAATATGCTAAAACATCCCACTCATAGAAAATAATCAGCACCGAATATTGATCAAATCCCTATCAATGATAAGTGCATTATGTGTTCAATCACTTCTGAAAACAGGAGAAGTAGGCTAGAAGTCTTAAAAATGAACCGATTGGAACAGCGTCCATGAATTTCTAAAATCCGTATATATTATGCATGACTGCAGTAACCTAAAGCGCAGCTGCTCACCCAGGCCAGCAGAGTCTCCCTCTCAGCGACGTGGTAGATCAGCTTCAGGGGCCGTGAGGTGCTGTGGATGCGGCTGTGCATGTAACGATACAAATCCAGGAGCCGCATTTTCTCCTCATCGCTGCCGTAGGGAGCCTCCATCTCAGGACTGCAGGCAGGTAAACACACAAAGTAGTATGAAGCTCACAGATTATTATTAACACATATTCACACATATTCATAGGTCTGTCGCAATAACAGGTTTTTCCAGGAGTTATTGAGATAAACAGTAATGTTTTGAAAGCATTTTCAAGTATTATAACAACAAAGGCATAATAAGGCAAGTACACCCTGATTGTATGCGGCAGGATCCCCCAACTATCCCCAATATATGTAGGTTTCTTTGTATTTCGTGACTTTCTGAAACTTACCAaaagggccattgtagatagaaaaaaaaggaccaaagaaaacagagacattttcagattcatctcagaaatattctggaAACAGCAatgaaatgtctgagtttgaaaCGTTTAAGATGTTTGACTTgaactcaaatttaaaaaattttttccaggaaatttttaagattaatgtaaaaatttcggagttttttctagcaaatgtttgacatttcaaGCTCataaatttgtactttttttttctagaaaattaagaagtggaatatttttatctagcaaattttttacttttcaaattcaaatgtcCAATTTGAGTTTAGAAAATTTCTcaaattaatctcaacattttaagttatttcttgcaaattttaaacgttttaaactcaaaaatttcTTTTGGCGGAAATTTActactacatttttttatgcacaATGGCTCCAATACGCTGTAGTAAAGCACCCTGTCATTGCTACAGGATTACAATAACAACACACACCTGGTGAACTGAGTGAGCTGGCGGTGGTTGTCCGGCACGTCGAAGGGCTTGTACATGAAGTGCCTGAGGTCCGACACACCGACCTGGCTCACGCTGTACGACTGAGCTTTGGCGATGAGGCTCAGGGAGTTCTGCGCCAACATGGCCTCCTCGATCTTCCTCTTGCACTCGGCTACGGCGTAAAAAGCCTCCTTGTCCGTGGAAAGCAGCAGCAAACAAACGGTACACTCCGGCGGGTCCAGGTAGGAGATGTAAGCATAAAAGTAACAGTCAGGGTTGAAGAGGGGCAGGCAGATCGGAGTCCAGATCTCCCCGGCCTGAAACGCAGACGAGGCTCCGATGAGGTTGAGCAGCAGGTGGACGTCAGCCGGCGCCAGCCTCGCATCCTCGATCACCGTCTTCTCCTGGACGATGGTTAGCAGCTGGTTTTTGGCGACGAGGATGGAGAAAACCAGGTTGGGGGTGATCGCTTTCTGCAGGATCTGGCTGAGAGAGTCCCTGAGAGAGGAGGCCAGAGGCAAGCAGTGCACGGCTGCCAGCAGGAAGCTCGGGTCCGAATCCACCAGGTTGAGAAGGCCGTCCAGGATCTTCTCGGATCCGGCCAGGAGTCGCCTCAGGTCGTAGTTCTTCTTGTGCTCAAAGATGCGGGATATGCTGGCCTGGGTGAGCATACTGATGATCTGGTGGTACACGTAGAGGAGTTCTTCACGCAGCTGCTGCTCAGACTGACGACTGCTGGAGACGCACACCAGAACCAGGGGTCCTTTCTGCAGGAACACCACCGTGTGCCCCTCTGGTAGGATCGAGACAGAACAGGACAAGAGGCTGAAGGGGCAGCGTTATGTGTTTACAGgcacattttatagcataaccAAGAGACTATCTTAACTTCAGCTGTAAAGAAAAGGCTGAATATAAATCATACATGACTTAGACGAAATTTGACTTGGTAATTAAACACCTTGAAATCAGCTGCAGTGTATTTTATCTGCATAAAGCCATATATAACTGTGAACTGCAGGGAAAAATACAATACctggttttcaaatgatttaagATCAAaacttccattaaaaaaaaaaatcataatgtgacaaaaattaaaacccaATGATTTCTCCCTTTTGACAATAAAGTCTTAATTTGTAGCATTTAATACTGGTGTtgttatttgattatttatatttttgagtaCTTCCTATATgcgttttattttctccaataGCTGCTGCAATTTTACAAATTAGCTTCATCATTTGGTAATGACCTCAAATATAGCGATGCTATACATAGAACAACAAGAAGATTTGGTTTTTAATACCGTCACAAATGGCTAATGTCAAATTATCGCTAAGCCAAGTCATCTTGTacaataataagaataatacaatattataattgtcatataataaataattgttgAATTTAGAACAGGTAAAATCAATTTTGTTTACCTAGTGTTTAcaaaagcatttcatatcagttgatattgataattactgatcagttttttttgtcttaaacatATGAAATATTGCCAAACTACTACTGTGACCTTTagtgttttatccacagtttttacTCCACAACattggttttttttaagcagttaggGAAAAGTGACAGAACcttaagctgctgctgctgcagttactcagcaggttgtcgCTAGgaaaccaaagagtgagtgagttgctaggcaaccaaagagtgagttagtTAATTCCACAAGCTTTATTTAGCTGTCTGTGAGAAGCTGAAAATCAgaatcataatttattttattgtcattgtgctAGAAAGAAACCACAacgagatttttaaaaaaaacagcaactctTTGAAAGCaaaccaaataaatacataaaagtagagaaaaaaagaggctgAGTGGCTAAAGTCTTTCTTCTGCCTAtattacccagaatgctgttCAGTGAATACTCTACATATTCAATATTCTATCAGACGTATTATCTACTTATATTGATCCATCACAATATATATTCTTATTGATTTATCGTCCATCCCGATGTTTACCATCACAGTCAATGCTCTCACCTGAATACACTGAGCGGATGATGTTATCTCCACTTTGGACAAACGACACCAGCGCCATCATGACGCCCATGGTGGAAGAAAGAGCCTCTTCGCTGCCGTATCGGGAATAAATAGGCTTTCCAGCTTCACTCAGCACAAAAACGTGCTTCCTGTGTCGCCGCCAGCTGTCGGCCGTAACATCCTCGTCTCGATGAGAAGTGAACGGAGGAGACTCCTGGATTCCCGCCTCCAGCAACGGAGACGATCTTCCCTTCACGCCTATACCTTGTTCCTCCAGCTTGGCCTTGGCCAGCATTGTAACAACAAACTCCCCCGAGTCGCTCTGATCGTTCTCAACACCAGCATCTTCGGTCCCTCTGCCAGCTGAGTGGGCCGGCAGATTGTTCTGACAGTCTGGCGTCTCTGACTCAGTTCCCAGGTTGGAAGGAGGTTCTGCCTCCGGACCCGGATCCTCTGCTGTAACATCAGACGGCTGCAAACTGGCCGGCTCGCTCCGGTTGACGCCGCTGCAAGCATTCGCCGCCACTGAATCGGGAAACATGTGGTTCCCCAAAAGACAGAGAGAAGTGGCCAGGGTGTCGGCTGcaatgaaagaaaactaaattatgaaataagtaaagaaaaacgacaaacacaaacacatgagTAGGCTTGTGACaatgagcaataaatcaatcacaggataaaacacaagatcaataactttcatttgcatgatttattgttttttttcttttttctctctttctaccaaaaaccggatgacaaaaatcttcagtctgttGTTTTGATCTCAACTAGACACGTTTTTAAAGGACAGTTTAGTTTACAGAGAcacgtttggaggcctcgagtcctcgacgcggccgtcgagggttcgattcccggacccggcgacatttaccacatgtcttcccccctctccttccccatttcctgtcagcctactttcatttaagggacactagagcccacaaaagaccccctggaggggaggaaaaaaaggagaaaaaaaacaacctaataGAGGAGCTTTTATAATCGGCTACTGAAAGaagtcaaaaacaaatgttcatttctcattttcaggCTTTATGATagcaaattatttattgtttaaagtcatttctttatctttgtcttAAACAGAAAAAGCCATATTCTGTGATTTTGTACTTCTGCAGAATAACTATATAAATAGTAATCCCAGTTTTTGAGAAGCAAAATCTGTTAACGTGTTAACTATATATTCAGATGTATTCAACATAATGTGTTCATAatttaaacatctaaaaatgtcaatttatttaaattagataaTTTTATGGTATCTGCACTGCAAACTATAAATACGGTTTTAGGAGACACTTGAATCACAGAAGCagtgtaaattatttttgtttgtttacagcagcacagaacaaacaaactgtgaaataactggaataatacaaataaattctacatttctttttttttacatatattgaacttatttttttatggaccatttctattttaatttagtctaataatttacatttaaataattttacatatttaagttTATggaatatttcaataattgctCATttctatattatattatattattattaatattctgtactttgccataattggacctgctgctacttctttggtgtggttgagtgcctttagttaatttagttgtatatattgttattattattattgtgtgtttgcttatttatactgtatatatttgaccttttgcacgggagctgcaatggaaatttcgttgaattctgttcaatgacaataaatgctatctaaaATGctatctattattattatgaatattttcagTAACAGCTTGGATTTTTGACCAGAAcccaattaaataaatcacatgtCTCCTATCTTTAGTTCACTTAAAAAcaagattcttcttctgcagGTCTTGGATATGACCTTAAAGCTTAtactttaaaaactacaaaagctCAAATGCAACTAATACAAACCTGTAATCCTTATTTGCACGCAAATTTGAATATGctaaatttgcaaaacaaatactGGGTTTCAGCGTGCAGAATGAACTCATATTTACCAGGTGGATTGTTCTCCGCTGGAGGATCAGAAATGTTCACTGCCTGAGCTTCTCTGTCTCGATGGTGGTCTTCCTCCATGATACCATCCCACTCACTACAAACAAGTAAGAGAATCCACGTTCAGGTCCGCGATTAAAGCACATTTACCCTGAGATGTGAGGAGCTCATGAATGAGAGCATTTATTCTGGAGGTCACATGAGAGCAGAGGAGAGAAACAGCTCCAGGACACCAAAACAGACACTGGAATTCAAATCTGATTACAGCTTCAGCCGATCTAATGTTACACACCAACACAGCTCGGTGAGACCAAGAGAAAGCGAGAGGGAGCTAAAGATTGTGTTGAAATAAGTTTCTCAACAGTAACCAACGTCACATCTGCGACCATAAACACGCTTAATGCAGTTAACCTCCTTATAATGACAGATGTGTGGCGGTGAATTAGAATAAAAGTCAGCAAGCGGTGACTGTGGACATGAAGCTAGCAGAGCTCGCCGCTAACAAGCgagacacacacagatgaaTTTCGTGGCCTCGGCTTAAACGAGCTCcttttaaataacacaaataaacaaaaacaacaacacttacgtttgtaaaaaatgtcaaagcgttgcctttaaaaaaacacaattagcTACATTAAGTTTCCTCTGCAGCCCGTAGGCAAATAAAGCTGTCAAGAATTAGAAGCCGAAAACAAATCTTGCTCTTACAACATCGGACTTCCGGAATCGACGATGACGGGTtcaactgaccaatcagaacgTTGGTAGGAGCCTGTCAGTCCCGCCCCCTTAGGAAACCTCAAAATCTGAGcggttggtaaaaaaaaacacaacaggaacGAGACAGGGCCGGTTCTAGGTATACCAGGGGCGGATGCAGTTTCCTGAAGGCACCTTCTTATTTAACCTGTTTGCACATCGTGCATTTAAGACACGTAATAGATTAATCTAATGAGCTAACACTAAATTAGCttagaatattatttattaactcAATATCAACTGGGCtagaatgtattttaaatataacaattGTATTTAGTTTGTGAAGATGGTGGTATTTCTCTGAcaaagagctgctgctcctgcatGTGGAGGGAAGACAGTTCAGGTGGCTCAGGTACCTGGTTAGGACGCCTCATGAACgcctgatggatggatggatggatggatggatggatggatggatggatggatggatggaatggTTAAAAGAAGAAAGTACAGAACTATTAgaattaatgaagaaaaaatccATAACATCGTAATTACTAATTGTGAAAGGGTTTCAAACTGTTTaaggtttatttattacagGTTCCATCTCAATAAATTTGAGATTCGTCAAAAGGTGattaatttcagtgtttcagctgaaaAACTCATGAATCTACCCACTGACTTAATTTCCAATTTGCCAAACACTCTGCTTCATAATCCTCTGAATACTGCACTTAACTTTgttgcttgtgtgtgttttccttccactaaatcTTCCAATAAAACGCTTTAATGTTTTGAtgttaaaaatccttttttattagttttggaTTCTAACTTTCAGAGAAACTTAATTTCGGGATTTTTATACGGTGTAAGCCgtaataatcaaaattaataaataatttaatgtaataataaaatgtaaagatattgggcaaaagaaaaattaaaaataaggaaaatttacaagaaacgCCCGAAATATCTCCTTATGtgtaatgaatttaaatatgCTAATATGCATCTCgtccagtaggtggcggtacgGCGCTCTTACTAACGAACAAAAAGCGACAGAAGAAGAATGTTGTAGTAAACAAAGCTAACGGTGGAGCAACAAATAACGCATCCTGCCTAACCAACGTGAATGGACAAGCAGCTGGCCCGCTTCTCTCGACATTAACATTATAAGCGGACAATATGGAGGATTCGTGggattttgagtttctgtcccGCGTCGCTGACAGCTGTCTGTCGTTTATTTCCGAGTTTGTGGACGATTGGCTCGCCAACGACATGAGGGTCTCCATATTCAAAATCCTGCTCAGCTGGCTGATATTTAGTCTAATCGCGATTCACTTTGCATGGAAAGTCTACGGGAACACAGTGAACGACATGTATTACCGACAAGGTGGGTGTTATTCGTCCCGCACAGGAACACTTGGCTGTGTAAATCCAAGCTAGTCGCGTTAGCATGCTCTGTGTTTACATCCAGGCGCTGGGCAGAACGGAGGAACACCGGAGGCAGCTTCCCACCTGGGCGGATGGTGAGTGTCCGATGTTGGAATTATGTGGCTCACATTAATTCAAAAGGTTACTTTTGTTTCCATGGAGATAGCCCGCTTTAATTAATCTGcgtttatgttttattcttcatttattGCATGgctattgttgttgtttctgatcTTTTATCTGTTATCTTATAGGGTGAGTGAAGCTGGGGACCCCATGAAGAGCCATCATGACTGAATACTCATCCTGAAATCAGGGCTGGACATTTTTACTTCAGACACTAAATGAACATGATCAGTTTTGATGATCTAGGTACGAACATCTATCAGTTCTCCTGGGATGGTGTCGAACAAAGTTAGTGGCATACTTACTTTGACCACCGGTCACAGAGCAGGacacttttcagcaagaatgactgaaataaatcgTGTTGTCAACATGGACCACTTGTGAATTTCGTGAGCGGCAGCAGTGGTAATGTGAAACAGTCGTGGTTTTGGGTTTGATGCAACTATAATTTCACTTCCAAGGTCATACAGAAACCTTGGTgcaacaaatgtatttttgaagtcaggacacaaaataaaatacagtttttattaataGATTTGGCATTAGTAGTAGTAGAGGGAGCATATGCTGTGTAAATATTTACTATTGAAGTATCAGTTGTGGccagttttatttatgcaatgtgatgaatcaaaataaaatagtgcAGTTGTAGAGTGGGAATGGGAGGGATTGTGCAGGCAACCTTTTCTACATGTTCCCGTCTTAAAAGAGGAATGGGGAAGTGGCACAAAGTGGTGAATGAATTTTCCAGACAAACAGACAAATTCAGGGGACAGAGCTGCTGCTCATTTGGCAGTAAACCTTCTGGAGGAAACCTGTTCAGTGTCTCCCTGTCAGTCCAATTTGTGATCTAAAGAGGAAATCACTGCCTATGATTATACACAGTTTGCATGCTTAGAGAACAAAgaattgtataaaaatattataaaacaaaatcaaatacaCAGAGAGTAAAATTTTAccataataaaaaatgtgattttatttttcagttaatctttttaattaaaagaaaaaaacaaaacaaatctgtagtcatttcatttttattgaaaaacaagatGAGGTCAGAATAATATTTGATACTTTAATGTACAATCTTGCCGTCAGCTAGCACATAACATTGGAATGATTTTTACATTAAGAAGGAAAACACTGACATAGAcgtgcagtttttgttaaagtttcaaaaacttatttgaggaaatgtttcttttgccttattttatttcataattgtaGCATTATatatcaattattttcattttgatctttaaaataccaaaattttcacaagtttgtggaataaaattTCCACAAACTTTATGAGATGCCCCTTtgcatctgatgatgtaatctgtaaatattaaattatgtttggATCAGTAACTCGGTACTTTcagcctttttaccaaatacatttttactcttatttgaataattccttggacagctactttttacttttacttgagtaaaaatatgttgtagtagtgctactcttacttgagtacagtttTTGGATACTCTACTCACCTCTGCCTACCATGAgtgtcaaatataaaaatagaaaaccctAAAAAGCCTTTCATGTCTACTGATATGATGATCTACTCATTATTTTGCACTGTTTAGCCTGTGtgttaactaattttaatggGAATAGGTGGGATAAGCAGCACATGAACATCCATGACATTAGTGCAGGTCAGGCCAGGCACCAGCAGACGCTCTCCGCCTGACAGACGGGAAAAGAAAGTGTAGGAGTCATTATTACTGAGGAAGCCGTCGATGTCTAACCCCTGGGCTTGGGCTTCGTCATACAGCCCCGCATCAGTGACGGCCCCCGCAGCCTCCGTGGGTCCGTCCTGACCATCGGTGCCGCCGCTCAGAAACACGGGCCCCTGCGGCGGGAGCTCCAGGCCTCTCAGTTCCAGTCCCACTCGGAGAGCCAGCTCCTGGTTTCGACCTCCTCGCCCTTTGCCCTTTAGCTCCACAGTGGGCTCTCCTCCAGCTAACACACATGTGGCGCCCCACCCCTCGGCGCGCCCCTCGCCCAACACCTGCATGGTTCGGCACAGGTCCCAGCTCTCCACGCCGACCTCCGGTCCGAGCCTCAGCACTTCGGCTGCGATCTCCGGAGGCGGTTCCTCCTGGGAACAGGCGAATCGGGCCAGCAGGCCGTACAGCCTGGAGACGAGCCTCACGTCGCCGCAGACTCCCGGTGAAAGCACAACAGGACGGAAACCCAGTTCTCGAACTCGCCGGCCAGCGCAGGTGAGCGCAACGGTATTGGAGCCAATCACAGCATTGAGAGCCTCTCCAGGTGAATCTGAGTGCTTGTTACTGTCTTTCCAGCGGGGACCTTGTCTCGCAAGGACCTGCGTGACTGAAGCTGGCATGGAGCTGAGAAGTTTGTGTCGTTCAAGGATGGATAAAACCTCCTCCGGCCACACCTCGCACGTCACTGTTGGGCCGCTTGCTATCAAATCAAGAGGGTCCCCAATCACGTCAGACAGTATGAGTGAAACCACCTTTGATGAAATGATTGGAAAATCAGAAATATGCTCTTCTTTTAATAAgcaaacattgttaaaggggcagtattatgtgttttccagtcacacgtagttacattttacagcacaatgaAGTTACTatgctaccttcagttgttataaaaatgcatatGACTTAAAAGTAGAGGTTCAgtgattgcagctttcttttcgatcacagaaaaaaaagcctgacctgccgattctgattttgggcgatactaatttttttttttgtccgaaTTGTTGCTAAATagagcaataaaattaacaGTGTGGTGACTATGGTTAACTACAGGCATGACCtgctgtcagtcaaacctctacagaagaggacagtggttgatttatAAACCTTTGCCAAGGTAGATAAGATCTGTGGATaaaatcagcttcacatgtaagtatcgacTGATCACCAATTTCCCAAAGCAATCAAGCCAATTTattggtgcacccctacttaaaagaaatttgactttgtaatttagtgccttaaaatt from the Xiphophorus maculatus strain JP 163 A chromosome 20, X_maculatus-5.0-male, whole genome shotgun sequence genome contains:
- the glyctk gene encoding glycerate kinase, whose translation is MARILSLFRSQPFLALLGRRNPTFCNMSMDSGARETFRAAVEAVQPDTVVRQSIERNGDSVVIDGRRFTLSHNMHLVGFGKAVLGMAAEVERILGDHLVRGVISVPHGMQQTLQQHGKSHLLLKADSRIKVMEGAKHNLPDDDSLKAAEGIKQLATELTEKDLLLVLISGGGSALLPAPVPPISLQEKLDVTRRLAAAGATIQELNKVRRALSLLKGGGLAHHAHPAQVVSLILSDVIGDPLDLIASGPTVTCEVWPEEVLSILERHKLLSSMPASVTQVLARQGPRWKDSNKHSDSPGEALNAVIGSNTVALTCAGRRVRELGFRPVVLSPGVCGDVRLVSRLYGLLARFACSQEEPPPEIAAEVLRLGPEVGVESWDLCRTMQVLGEGRAEGWGATCVLAGGEPTVELKGKGRGGRNQELALRVGLELRGLELPPQGPVFLSGGTDGQDGPTEAAGAVTDAGLYDEAQAQGLDIDGFLSNNDSYTFFSRLSGGERLLVPGLTCTNVMDVHVLLIPPIPIKIS
- the tcta gene encoding T-cell leukemia translocation-altered gene protein, with the protein product MEDSWDFEFLSRVADSCLSFISEFVDDWLANDMRVSIFKILLSWLIFSLIAIHFAWKVYGNTVNDMYYRQGAGQNGGTPEAASHLGGWVSEAGDPMKSHHD
- the LOC102224645 gene encoding vacuolar fusion protein MON1 homolog B-like gives rise to the protein MEEDHHRDREAQAVNISDPPAENNPPADTLATSLCLLGNHMFPDSVAANACSGVNRSEPASLQPSDVTAEDPGPEAEPPSNLGTESETPDCQNNLPAHSAGRGTEDAGVENDQSDSGEFVVTMLAKAKLEEQGIGVKGRSSPLLEAGIQESPPFTSHRDEDVTADSWRRHRKHVFVLSEAGKPIYSRYGSEEALSSTMGVMMALVSFVQSGDNIIRSVYSEGHTVVFLQKGPLVLVCVSSSRQSEQQLREELLYVYHQIISMLTQASISRIFEHKKNYDLRRLLAGSEKILDGLLNLVDSDPSFLLAAVHCLPLASSLRDSLSQILQKAITPNLVFSILVAKNQLLTIVQEKTVIEDARLAPADVHLLLNLIGASSAFQAGEIWTPICLPLFNPDCYFYAYISYLDPPECTVCLLLLSTDKEAFYAVAECKRKIEEAMLAQNSLSLIAKAQSYSVSQVGVSDLRHFMYKPFDVPDNHRQLTQFTSPEMEAPYGSDEEKMRLLDLYRYMHSRIHSTSRPLKLIYHVAERETLLAWVTSKFELYTCFSPLVTKTCAITAITKLLRWIKKEEDRLFIRYPPKYSTTPNPSKSSRSSRSEQQDTTDNGFLSLL